Proteins encoded within one genomic window of Streptomyces sp. NBC_00523:
- a CDS encoding DUF1844 domain-containing protein produces the protein MSDATPSSDSPGFDEMTRDIAEVPAVEVIVTVAVNLMSAAAVKLGLTEDGEAHKDLDEARKLIHALAGLLDASTTEISSFHAAPLRDGLKSLQLAFREASLVPDEPGKGPGEKYTGAVFG, from the coding sequence ATGAGTGACGCGACCCCCAGCAGTGATTCCCCCGGCTTCGACGAGATGACCCGCGACATCGCGGAGGTGCCCGCCGTCGAGGTGATCGTGACGGTCGCCGTCAACCTGATGAGCGCCGCCGCCGTGAAGCTCGGCCTGACCGAGGACGGCGAGGCGCACAAGGACCTGGACGAGGCCCGCAAGCTGATCCACGCCCTGGCCGGCCTGCTGGACGCGAGCACCACCGAGATCAGCTCCTTCCACGCCGCCCCGCTGCGCGACGGCCTGAAGTCCCTCCAGTTGGCCTTCCGCGAGGCGTCGCTCGTCCCGGACGAGCCGGGCAAGGGCCCGGGCGAGAAGTACACCGGCGCGGTCTTCGGCTGA
- a CDS encoding TrmH family RNA methyltransferase has protein sequence MGIPELISPRSPRVAAARRLARRNFRGKERRFIAEGPQAVREAAEHRGDDGEPTLVELFATVEAADRYAAIIDAAHAAGARVHLAGADVLADVSQTVTPQGLIGVCRFLDSPFDAILAARPRLVAVLAHVRDPGNAGTVLRCADAAGADAVVLTDASVDLYNPKSVRASVGSLFHLPVAVGVPVEQAVRGLREAGVRILAADGAGADDLDDELDAGTMGGPTAWVFGNEAWGLPEETRALADAVVRVPIHGKAESLNLATAAAVCLYASARAQRPRRTTG, from the coding sequence ATGGGCATCCCCGAACTGATCTCCCCGCGTTCGCCGCGCGTCGCCGCCGCCCGGCGGCTGGCCCGGCGCAACTTCCGCGGCAAGGAGCGCAGGTTCATCGCCGAGGGGCCGCAGGCCGTGCGCGAGGCCGCCGAGCACCGGGGCGACGACGGCGAACCGACCCTGGTCGAGCTCTTCGCCACCGTCGAGGCCGCCGACCGCTACGCCGCCATCATCGACGCCGCCCACGCGGCCGGCGCCCGCGTCCACCTCGCCGGCGCCGACGTCCTGGCCGACGTCTCCCAGACCGTCACCCCGCAGGGCCTCATCGGGGTCTGCCGCTTCCTCGACTCGCCCTTCGACGCGATCCTCGCGGCCCGGCCCCGCCTTGTCGCCGTCCTGGCCCACGTCCGCGACCCCGGCAACGCCGGCACGGTGCTGCGCTGCGCCGACGCGGCGGGCGCCGACGCGGTCGTCCTGACCGACGCCTCGGTGGACCTGTACAACCCCAAGTCGGTGCGCGCCTCGGTCGGTTCGCTCTTCCACCTGCCGGTCGCCGTGGGCGTCCCCGTCGAACAGGCCGTACGCGGGCTGCGCGAGGCGGGCGTCCGCATCCTGGCCGCCGACGGAGCGGGCGCGGACGACCTGGACGACGAACTGGACGCCGGCACGATGGGCGGGCCCACCGCCTGGGTCTTCGGCAACGAGGCGTGGGGCCTGCCGGAGGAGACCCGGGCCCTGGCCGACGCCGTGGTGCGGGTGCCGATCCACGGCAAGGCGGAGAGCCTGAACCTCGCCACCGCGGCCGCCGTCTGCCTGTACGCCTCCGCGCGCGCCCAGCGCCCCCGCCGCACCACCGGCTGA
- a CDS encoding sensor histidine kinase, which yields MAVGMSGPRAARAGVADAAGCLGLDPDDLPDGLVVADAAGRIICFNAAAVRITAVPESAALGRPVEQVLPLEDLKGRRWWELTDPYGGLATRTGQPERNLLLPGGREVLVSARYVRETPAGPVRRLVVSLRGTEARRRTERSNAELIATVAHELRSPLTSVKGFTATLLAKWERFTDDQKRLMLETVYADANRVTRLITELLDISRIDSGRLELRRQPVDLSAAVERHVQAHTAAGQDPGRFLVRTLQPLPAVWADPDKIDQVLGNLLENAVRHGEGTVTIDVAPAPAKSDERGAAVTVSDEGPGIPEESMSRVFTRFWRGSKRGGTGLGLYIVKGIVEAHGGTITVGRGPGGGAEFRFMLPVSTPAYLA from the coding sequence ATGGCTGTCGGCATGAGCGGACCGCGCGCGGCACGGGCGGGCGTCGCGGACGCGGCGGGCTGCCTCGGGCTGGACCCGGACGACCTGCCCGACGGGCTCGTGGTCGCGGACGCGGCCGGCCGGATCATCTGCTTCAACGCCGCCGCCGTCCGCATCACCGCCGTGCCGGAGAGCGCCGCCCTCGGTCGCCCGGTCGAGCAGGTGCTGCCGCTGGAGGACCTCAAGGGCCGCCGCTGGTGGGAGCTGACCGACCCCTACGGCGGCCTCGCCACCCGGACCGGCCAGCCCGAGCGCAACCTCCTGCTGCCCGGCGGGCGCGAGGTCCTGGTCTCCGCCCGCTACGTGCGCGAGACCCCCGCCGGACCGGTTCGCCGCCTGGTCGTCAGCCTGCGCGGCACGGAGGCCCGCCGCCGCACCGAGCGCAGCAACGCCGAGCTCATCGCGACCGTCGCCCACGAACTGCGCTCGCCGCTCACCTCGGTCAAGGGCTTCACGGCGACGCTCCTGGCCAAGTGGGAGCGGTTCACCGACGACCAGAAGCGCCTGATGCTGGAGACGGTGTACGCGGACGCCAACCGGGTCACCCGCCTCATCACCGAGCTCCTGGACATCTCCCGGATCGACTCCGGCCGCCTGGAACTCCGCCGCCAGCCCGTCGACCTGTCCGCCGCCGTCGAGCGCCACGTCCAGGCGCACACCGCGGCCGGCCAGGACCCCGGCCGCTTCCTCGTCCGCACCCTCCAGCCGCTGCCCGCGGTGTGGGCCGACCCGGACAAGATCGACCAGGTGCTCGGCAACCTGCTGGAAAACGCGGTGCGGCACGGTGAGGGAACTGTCACCATCGACGTGGCACCCGCACCGGCGAAGAGCGACGAGAGGGGAGCGGCCGTCACCGTGAGCGACGAAGGTCCCGGCATCCCCGAGGAGTCCATGAGCCGCGTCTTCACCCGCTTCTGGCGGGGCAGCAAGCGCGGCGGCACGGGCCTGGGCCTCTACATCGTCAAGGGCATCGTCGAGGCCCACGGCGGCACCATCACGGTCGGCCGCGGCCCCGGAGGCGGCGCGGAGTTCCGATTTATGCTGCCCGTGAGCACGCCGGCCTACCTCGCGTAA
- the rpmI gene encoding 50S ribosomal protein L35, with amino-acid sequence MPKNKTHSGASKRFKITGSGKVLRERAGKRHLLEHKSSKKTRSLTGTVVAAPADAKKVKKLLGK; translated from the coding sequence ATGCCGAAGAACAAGACGCACAGCGGTGCCAGCAAGCGTTTCAAGATCACCGGCTCCGGCAAGGTGCTGCGCGAGCGGGCCGGCAAGCGCCACCTGCTCGAGCACAAGTCGTCCAAGAAGACGCGTTCGCTGACCGGCACGGTCGTCGCGGCTCCGGCCGACGCCAAGAAGGTCAAGAAGCTTCTCGGCAAGTGA
- the infC gene encoding translation initiation factor IF-3, protein MAVRQAVAWCYRGGSISAEPRINDRIRVPEVRLVGPSGEQVGIVPLAKALELAQEYDLDLVEVAATARPPVCKLMDYGKFKYESAMKAREARKNQAHTVIKEMKLRPKIDPHDYDTKKGHVVRFLKQGDKVKITIMFRGREQSRPELGFRLLQRLASDVEELGFIESNPKQDGRNMIMVLGPHKKKTEAMAEAREAQAARKAERQGNNTPDAAPAETAPEAPAEAAPEAEAETPSEA, encoded by the coding sequence GTGGCTGTCCGCCAGGCGGTCGCGTGGTGCTACCGAGGAGGATCCATCAGCGCCGAGCCCCGCATCAACGACCGGATTCGCGTGCCCGAGGTGCGACTTGTCGGTCCCAGTGGCGAGCAGGTCGGGATTGTGCCGCTTGCCAAGGCCCTGGAACTCGCACAGGAGTACGACCTCGACCTGGTCGAGGTGGCGGCAACCGCCCGTCCGCCCGTGTGCAAGCTCATGGACTACGGGAAGTTCAAGTACGAGTCGGCCATGAAGGCCCGTGAGGCGCGCAAGAACCAGGCGCACACGGTCATCAAGGAGATGAAGCTCCGGCCGAAGATCGACCCGCACGACTATGACACCAAGAAGGGTCACGTCGTCCGGTTCCTCAAGCAGGGCGACAAGGTCAAGATCACGATCATGTTCCGCGGTCGTGAGCAGTCCCGCCCCGAGCTGGGCTTCCGACTGCTCCAGCGGCTTGCTTCGGACGTGGAGGAACTCGGCTTCATCGAGTCCAACCCGAAGCAGGACGGCCGGAACATGATCATGGTTCTGGGCCCGCACAAGAAGAAGACCGAAGCCATGGCCGAGGCCCGCGAGGCCCAGGCCGCCCGCAAGGCGGAGCGCCAGGGGAACAACACCCCCGACGCCGCGCCCGCGGAGACGGCCCCCGAGGCTCCTGCCGAGGCGGCGCCCGAGGCCGAGGCCGAGACACCTTCCGAGGCGTGA
- a CDS encoding MIP family channel protein, which yields MQTRTAVSEFLGTLLLVFFAVGAAVLCVDYIGTLGIALAFGFVLLALAYALGPISGCHINPAVTLGMLMARRIDVRTAVTYWIAQFLGGIAGAALLFLLAKQVPGLKTSGKFGSNGYGSRSDVHINLGGAFLAEVVLTFLLVFVVLAVTHKVAVVGFDGLPIGISLAVIHLVGIPLTGTSVNPARSLGPALFAGGAALSQLWLFIVAPLVGGILAALAHRLTHPSMRGGETTAEV from the coding sequence ATGCAGACGCGGACAGCCGTGTCGGAGTTCCTCGGCACCCTGCTGCTGGTTTTCTTCGCCGTGGGAGCGGCGGTGCTGTGCGTCGACTACATCGGAACTCTGGGCATCGCCCTGGCCTTCGGTTTCGTGCTCCTCGCACTCGCCTACGCCCTCGGCCCGATCTCCGGCTGCCACATCAACCCGGCGGTCACCCTCGGCATGCTGATGGCCCGGCGGATCGACGTGCGCACGGCCGTGACGTACTGGATCGCGCAGTTCCTCGGCGGCATCGCCGGTGCGGCGCTGCTGTTCCTGCTGGCCAAGCAGGTGCCGGGGCTGAAGACGAGCGGCAAGTTCGGCAGCAACGGATACGGCAGTCGCTCGGACGTGCACATCAACCTCGGCGGCGCCTTCCTGGCCGAGGTGGTGCTGACCTTCCTGCTGGTGTTCGTGGTCCTCGCGGTGACCCACAAGGTGGCGGTCGTGGGCTTCGACGGACTGCCGATCGGTATCTCCCTCGCCGTGATCCACCTGGTCGGCATCCCGCTCACCGGCACCTCGGTCAACCCGGCCCGGAGCCTCGGCCCGGCCCTGTTCGCGGGAGGCGCGGCCCTCTCCCAGCTGTGGCTGTTCATCGTGGCCCCACTGGTCGGCGGCATCCTCGCGGCGCTCGCCCACCGGCTGACCCACCCCTCCATGCGCGGCGGCGAGACGACCGCGGAGGTCTGA
- the rplT gene encoding 50S ribosomal protein L20 encodes MARVKRAVNAHKKRRAILEQASGYRGQRSRLYRKAKEQVTHSLVYNYNDRKKRKGDFRQLWIQRINAAARQNGMTYNRLIQGLKAANIEVDRKILAELAVNDANAFAALVEVAQKALPSDVNAPKAA; translated from the coding sequence GTGGCACGCGTCAAGCGGGCAGTCAACGCCCACAAGAAGCGCCGGGCGATCCTCGAGCAGGCCAGCGGTTACCGCGGTCAGCGTTCGCGCCTGTACCGCAAGGCCAAGGAGCAGGTCACCCACTCCCTGGTCTACAACTACAACGACCGCAAGAAGCGCAAGGGCGACTTCCGTCAGCTCTGGATCCAGCGCATCAACGCGGCTGCCCGCCAGAACGGCATGACGTACAACCGCCTCATCCAGGGTCTGAAGGCCGCCAACATCGAGGTGGACCGCAAGATCCTGGCCGAGCTCGCGGTCAACGACGCCAACGCGTTCGCCGCCCTCGTCGAGGTCGCCCAGAAGGCCCTCCCGAGCGACGTCAACGCCCCGAAGGCCGCCTGA
- a CDS encoding SseB family protein, with amino-acid sequence MAQKNIPDPGFSDDDGTADPALASALAAWAEDRGAVAPVLEALKSARLLVPVVAVLGEVEEDENGLRREKTSDMAVPTLQAGDRRALPAFTSTASLARWDPQARPVAVPLHQALQAAAHEKADTVVLDLAGPVAFELTGAALRALAEGRTSADPLDDPAVTAAVRAAVAAEPAVLRAHLGPGSADGTLALVLAPDADPAQAAGRVARALAADEVLRARLVRGLDLALLPAGANAPGEPLFTR; translated from the coding sequence GTGGCGCAGAAGAACATCCCGGACCCCGGTTTCTCCGACGACGACGGCACCGCCGACCCCGCTCTGGCCTCGGCGCTCGCCGCCTGGGCCGAGGACCGCGGCGCCGTCGCGCCGGTCCTCGAAGCGTTGAAGAGCGCCCGGCTGCTCGTCCCCGTTGTGGCCGTCCTCGGCGAGGTGGAAGAAGACGAGAACGGGCTGCGGCGCGAGAAGACGAGCGACATGGCGGTGCCCACCCTCCAGGCCGGCGACCGCCGCGCCCTGCCCGCCTTCACCTCCACCGCGTCCCTGGCCCGGTGGGACCCGCAGGCCCGCCCCGTCGCCGTACCCCTGCACCAGGCGCTCCAGGCCGCCGCGCACGAGAAGGCCGACACGGTGGTGCTCGACCTCGCCGGGCCGGTGGCCTTCGAACTGACCGGGGCCGCCCTGCGCGCCCTCGCCGAGGGCCGTACCAGCGCGGACCCGCTGGACGACCCCGCGGTCACCGCCGCCGTCCGCGCCGCGGTCGCCGCCGAGCCCGCCGTGCTCCGCGCCCACCTCGGCCCCGGCAGCGCCGACGGCACCCTCGCCCTGGTCCTCGCCCCCGACGCCGACCCGGCCCAGGCGGCGGGCCGGGTCGCCCGCGCCCTGGCGGCCGACGAGGTGCTGCGGGCCCGGCTGGTCCGGGGCCTGGACCTCGCGCTGCTCCCGGCCGGGGCGAACGCACCGGGTGAGCCCCTGTTCACACGCTGA
- the pheS gene encoding phenylalanine--tRNA ligase subunit alpha, with translation MSAPNKSYDPVEVEALKPEEIERIRDEALAAFAAAGDLDALAQAKTAHTGGTSPLSLANREIGALPPQAKAEAGKRVGQARAAVGRALAARQTELEAERDARVLVEEAVDVTLPYDRTPAGARHPLTTFMERVADVFVAMGYEIAEGPEAEAEWFNFDALNFVPDHPARQMQDTFFVQGADGAKNDESGVVLRTHTSPVQARTLLDREPPVYVVCPGRVYRTDELDATHTPVFHQIELLAVDEGLTMADLKGTLDHMVQALFGPDMKTRLRPNFFPFTEPSAEMDMVCYVCRGASVGNPDRPCRTCGSEGWIELGGCGMVNPKVLTACGVDPQKYSGFAFGFGIERMLMFRHNVEDMRDMVEGDVRFTRPFGMEI, from the coding sequence ATGTCGGCACCGAACAAGTCGTACGACCCAGTCGAGGTCGAGGCACTGAAACCGGAAGAGATCGAGCGCATCCGGGACGAGGCGCTCGCCGCCTTCGCCGCCGCGGGTGACCTCGACGCGCTCGCCCAGGCGAAGACCGCGCACACGGGCGGCACCTCGCCCCTGTCGCTCGCCAACCGCGAGATCGGCGCACTGCCCCCGCAGGCCAAGGCCGAGGCCGGCAAGCGCGTCGGCCAGGCCCGTGCCGCCGTGGGCCGCGCCCTCGCGGCCCGCCAGACGGAGCTGGAGGCCGAGCGTGACGCCCGCGTGCTGGTCGAGGAGGCGGTGGACGTCACCCTGCCCTACGACCGCACCCCGGCCGGCGCCCGCCACCCGCTGACGACCTTCATGGAGCGCGTCGCCGACGTCTTCGTGGCCATGGGCTACGAGATCGCCGAGGGCCCCGAGGCCGAGGCCGAGTGGTTCAACTTCGACGCCCTCAACTTCGTGCCCGACCACCCGGCCCGGCAGATGCAGGACACCTTCTTCGTCCAGGGCGCCGACGGCGCGAAGAACGACGAGTCCGGTGTCGTGCTGCGTACGCACACCTCCCCGGTCCAGGCCCGCACCCTGCTCGACCGCGAGCCCCCGGTCTACGTCGTCTGCCCCGGCCGCGTCTACCGCACCGACGAGCTCGACGCCACGCACACCCCGGTCTTCCACCAGATCGAGCTGCTCGCCGTGGACGAGGGCCTGACCATGGCCGACCTGAAGGGCACCCTCGACCACATGGTCCAGGCGCTCTTCGGCCCGGACATGAAGACCCGGCTGCGGCCGAACTTCTTCCCGTTCACCGAGCCGTCCGCCGAGATGGACATGGTCTGCTACGTCTGCCGCGGCGCGTCCGTCGGCAACCCGGACCGCCCCTGCCGCACCTGCGGCAGCGAGGGCTGGATCGAGCTCGGCGGCTGCGGCATGGTCAACCCCAAGGTGCTCACCGCCTGCGGCGTCGACCCCCAGAAGTACAGCGGATTCGCCTTCGGGTTCGGCATCGAACGGATGCTGATGTTCCGCCACAACGTCGAAGACATGCGAGACATGGTCGAAGGTGACGTCCGGTTCACCCGGCCCTTCGGGATGGAGATCTGA